ATGGCGACTCTGCCGCTACGGTGATGGTGCGCGATCTTGCTTCAGGCAATGCTTCATCCACGCCAAAACAGCTTACCTCGGCAGGCGATGAGGTCTTCTTTGTGCCCAATACCACCACAACCAACTATGAACTGATGAAGAGCGATGGCACCTCGTCAGGCACCCAATCTATTTACATGACACAATACCTGGATTACGTAAACGACCTAACCTGGATGGACGGAACGATGTATTTCTCACGGTATCAGCTCAATTTCGACAGAGACATTTGGAGGTACACAACCAACGCTGGCAAAATCAAACAACTAAACCCGAATGGGCTGGGCGATAGAGTAGCGAACTTCACTCCGGTTAATGGCACCTTGTTTTTCACGGCTGATGATGGCAACAACAGCGGCAACGAGCTTTGGAAAACCAATGGAACATCCGGAACCACGGAATTGGTAAAAGATATCCGCCCCGGCTCGGCAGACGGGTATCCATCACACCTCACAGCACTCGACACTATGCTGTTCTTCAGTGCTTATGATGTTACCAATGGGTTCGAACTGTGGGTTTCTGACGGCACTACCAACAGAACCAAGATGGTGACGAATATACAATCAGGAGCCGCATCCTCATCACCTACAGGGATTACGGCCGGGAACGGGGTAGTGTATTTCACGGCAAATGACGGCACAAATGGACGCGAGCTCTGGATGAGTGATGGTACGTCATCAGGGACGATAATGGTAAAGGACATTGAGGCGGGAGCAGGCGGCAGCGATCCTTCGCAGCTCACCTTTGCCGGAGACCTCCTGTATTTCGTGGTGGAGGATACCATCAATGGAGGCGAGCTGTGGAAATCGGACGGAACCGAAGCCGGAACCGAAATGGTGAAAGACATAACTCCTGGGAAAGAAGGCAGCAATATCTCCAAGCTATTGGCAGTACGAGATGAACTTTACTTTTCAGCCAATGATGGCGTAAACGGACAGGAGCTTTGGAAAACCGATGGCACCACAAACGGAACAGTAATGATCCCTGAAATTTATCCCGGCCCCGGCAGCACGGAGCCTGACCTCCTCACACTGGCCAGCGATACCTTGTTTTACACCGCCAATCATCCTGAATACGGCAATGAGCTTTGGTACATCTACACCCAGTGCATGGCTGCAAATTTCACAACTACCACTGCTTGTGTAAATGGCAATGTACAATTTACCGATGCCTCCGACCCAATGGGAAAAACCATTGCAGAATACATCTGGGATTTCGGCACCGGAGATTCAGCTTCAGTGGCAGATCCTGCTTACAGCTTCACCACCGCAGGAACATATAACGTGAAGCTGATGATCAGAAGCACTGATGGCTGCATCCATGATGTAACCAAATCAATAGCAGTGCATGACCTGCCGAATGCCGATTTCACCATAGACAACGATACCCAATGCGTGAACGATAACCAGTTCACCTTTACCAACACCAGCCAAAACCCCGGCCTCACCGTGGATTACGTGTGGCATTTCAGTGATGGCACCACCTCAACGCAGGCCAATCCTTCAAAGACTTTTGGGAGCGCCAATGCTTATGAAGTAAAGCTTATCGCTTCCGTATCGGGCGCCTGCAAAGATTCCCTCATCCAATCCGTGCAAGTTTTGCCTGCCCCCGTTACATCGGCCATTGCCGGTAAATCCACTACCACCACCGAGATTGACACCTTTAGCGTGACCAGCACACCGGGCTCCAGTTATCATTGGTCAGTTTCCGGAGCATTGCCCGTTTCCGGGGGCACTTCCAACGAAATCGTTGTGGAGTGGACGAAAACCTCAGGTACGGGCGTCATAAACGTGACAGAGATTGACAAAAACGGCTGCGAAGGTGACAAGGTAACCAAAAACATAACGCTGCAAATTCCCACAGGAATAAATGAAGTTGCGGCCAATAGCAGTTTCACAATATTCCCGAATCCCGTAGATAATAAAATGATTTTGCGCCATACAACCCTGCCAAATGGAAACTACGAAATCAAAATCCATAACAACCTGGGCCAGGTGGTATACTCTCACAATTGGCAGCAGCTGTCGA
This genomic interval from Bacteroidia bacterium contains the following:
- a CDS encoding ELWxxDGT repeat protein, producing MRIRISVLCAILFSVTAFAQTPEFTKDINTQYRSSAPMDFYVHGSEMYFSAIVEGTGRELWKTDGTPQGTELVMDIRSGNGLGSDPAKFTSVGNTLFFIANNGTNGMELWKTDGTPQGTGLVKDIRTGSSGSSIGTMINFNGWLVFDAHDGVTGRELWLSDGSDTGTYQLKDINPGVSQSNPHGFTVLNNKLLFVANDGTNESELWVTDGTDTGTVMVKDIRPGGSGLPNYLVSYNGYVYFSANDGSNGSELWRSDGTDTGTVMVKDIIPGSSGSGPTNLTVSYNTLFFSAFGAGTGFELWKSDGTETGTSLVKDLDPGNGNSSPQQLIDVAGTLFFTADVDRGRELYSSDGTSSGTGLVRDMYFMQTDGFIENMTAVDSTLFFTSHSSPNYQNIELYKSDGTTSGTVRVKDIIPGATASHPRNLTSFNGLLFFSVNDEIHGDELWTSDGTATGTNIFKDVYEGTANSGITSMAAYAGGVMFNATNGTDGNELWKSNGDSAATVMVRDLASGNASSTPKQLTSAGDEVFFVPNTTTTNYELMKSDGTSSGTQSIYMTQYLDYVNDLTWMDGTMYFSRYQLNFDRDIWRYTTNAGKIKQLNPNGLGDRVANFTPVNGTLFFTADDGNNSGNELWKTNGTSGTTELVKDIRPGSADGYPSHLTALDTMLFFSAYDVTNGFELWVSDGTTNRTKMVTNIQSGAASSSPTGITAGNGVVYFTANDGTNGRELWMSDGTSSGTIMVKDIEAGAGGSDPSQLTFAGDLLYFVVEDTINGGELWKSDGTEAGTEMVKDITPGKEGSNISKLLAVRDELYFSANDGVNGQELWKTDGTTNGTVMIPEIYPGPGSTEPDLLTLASDTLFYTANHPEYGNELWYIYTQCMAANFTTTTACVNGNVQFTDASDPMGKTIAEYIWDFGTGDSASVADPAYSFTTAGTYNVKLMIRSTDGCIHDVTKSIAVHDLPNADFTIDNDTQCVNDNQFTFTNTSQNPGLTVDYVWHFSDGTTSTQANPSKTFGSANAYEVKLIASVSGACKDSLIQSVQVLPAPVTSAIAGKSTTTTEIDTFSVTSTPGSSYHWSVSGALPVSGGTSNEIVVEWTKTSGTGVINVTEIDKNGCEGDKVTKNITLQIPTGINEVAANSSFTIFPNPVDNKMILRHTTLPNGNYEIKIHNNLGQVVYSHNWQQLSNAFEKELEVGALAAGVYLVVVESDDVRLTNRVVIRR